A region of Bacillus rossius redtenbacheri isolate Brsri chromosome 2, Brsri_v3, whole genome shotgun sequence DNA encodes the following proteins:
- the LOC134528892 gene encoding uncharacterized protein LOC134528892, which produces MRVVAVTVLLAGMCLVAARPGNTGGGGGGGGLDTYSAPSASGGGGGSYGAPAPQYGAPQQPPVVHKHVYVHVPPPEPAPYGPKKSPPPPPPPQKHYKIVFIKAPTPPTPTAPDLPVAPRDEEKTLIYVLVKKPEEQPEIVIPTAAPTKPSKPEVYFIRYKTQKQPAPAPGGSYGAPAPGGSYGAPAPAPGGSYGAPSSSYGAPAGGSGGPY; this is translated from the exons GTGACGGTGTTGTTGGCGGGAATGTGCCTGGTGGCGGCCAGGCCAGGCAAcaccggcggcggcgggggcgggggcggccTCGACACCTACTCTGCGCCGTCGGCGAGTGGCGGTGGAGGCGGCAGCTACGGGGCACCCGCGCCGCAGTACGGCGCCCCCCAGCAGCCGCCCGTCGTGCACAAGCACGTGTACGTGCACGTGCCGCCGCCCGAGCCGGCGCCCTACGGGCCCAAGaagtcgccgccgccgccgccgccgccgcagaaGCACTACAAGATCGTGTTCATCAAGGCGCCGACACCTCCGACGCCGACGGCGCCCGACCTGCCGGTGGCGCCGCGCGACGAGGAGAAGACTCTCATCTACGTGCTCGTGAAGAAGCCCGAGGAGCAGCCGGAGATCGTGATCCCCACTGCGGCGCCCACCAAGCCGTCCAAGCCGGAGGTCTACTTCATCCGCTACAAGACGCAG AAGCAGCCCGCGCCGGCCCCCGGCGGCAGCTACGGCGCGCCGGCTCCAGGCGGCAGCTACGGCGCGCCCGCGCCCGCGCCCGGCGGCAGCTACGGCGCGCCCAGCAGCAGCTACGGCGCTCCGGCGGGCGGCTCCGGCGGGCCCTACTGA